A single genomic interval of Antechinus flavipes isolate AdamAnt ecotype Samford, QLD, Australia chromosome 1, AdamAnt_v2, whole genome shotgun sequence harbors:
- the LOC127558876 gene encoding olfactory receptor 13D1-like: protein MEKGNDTVVTEFFLVGLSNYPALQMLLYVLCLLMYLVILLGNSVLIIISILDPCLHNPMYFFLGNLSFLDICYTSSSIPKMLINFMSERKSISFIGCALQMVISLGLGCTECILLSVMAFDRYVAICNPLRYTIIMNKGLCVQMAAWTWTIGLLNSFAHTMLAMMMPFCGNIIDHLTCEILALLKLICGDVSLNVFIIMVGSIFFLIMPLILIFFSYIFILSTILRINSREGRRKAFSTCSAHLTVVILFYGSALFMYMKPQTKDTKLFDELFGLSYWVITPMLNPIIYSLRNKEVKEGVKKVFIRNLYLRTM, encoded by the coding sequence atggaaaagggaaatgatacaGTTGTGACAGAGTTTTTTCTGGTGGGGCTTTCTAATTACCCAGCCCTCCAGATGCTCCTTTATGTGCTCTGCCTGTTGATGTACTTGGTGATTCTACTGGGAAACAGTGTCCTCATTATCATCAGCATCCTGGATCCCTGCCTCCACAAcccaatgtatttttttcttggaaaccTTTCCTTTCTGGACATCTGCTATACATCCTCCTCTATCCCCAAAATGCTGATAAATTTTATGTCTGAGAGAAAATCCATCTCCTTCATTGGATGTGCCCTTCAGATGGTTATTTCTCTTGGGTTGGGTTGCACAGAATGCATTCTCCTTTCAGTAATGGCCTTCGACAGGTATGTAGCCATCTGCAATCCCCTTAGGTATACCATCATCATGAACAAGGGCCTCTGTGTGCAGATGGCTGCTTGGACATGGACTATAGGGCTTCTGAATTCTTTCGCACATACTATGCTTGCTATGATGATGCCTTTCTGTGGAAACATAATTGATCATCTTACGTGTGAAATTCTTGCTCTTCTCAAGCTGATCTGTGGAGACGTATCCCTCAATGTATTTATCATTATGGTGGGAAGTATATTTTTCTTAATCATGCCTTTGatactcattttcttctcttatatctTCATTCTCTCCACCATCCTAAGGATCAATtctagagaaggaaggaggaaagccTTTTCCACTTGTTCAGCCCACCTGACAGTGGTAATCTTGTTCTATGGCTCTGCTCTTTTTATGTACATGAAGCCCCAGACCAAGGACACTAAGCTTTTTGATGAACTCTTTGGATTATCTTACTGGGTTATCACCCCAATGCTGAACCCCATTATCTACAGCCTAAGGAACAAGGAGGTAAAAGAGGGTGTGAAGAAAGTGTTCATCAGAAATCTGTACTTAAGGACAATGTGA